The following is a genomic window from Amycolatopsis cihanbeyliensis.
GTCTTCATGGCCGCCGCTGTGAACTACCGACACGGCTCATCCGCCTGGTCCCAGCCCGGGCTGACCGGTGTCGTTTTCGCGTCCCTATCTGTCGGATCGGTCGCCGGCTGGGAACTGCGCGAACGGCAGGCCTACCGCCAGCGCATCGCCACCCGCCTGCCTGCCCGACGACCGCAGTTCGGTCCTGCCCACTGGCTACGTTTCCCGCTGCGCACCTGGCGAGCGTTGTCAACCGCCATCCGCGATGGCATTACCGACCCCGTCACCGCCTTGTCGATCGCCGACGCTGACCGGCGACAGCGCCGCTTCGTCCAGGACACCCGCCGAGCTTTCGACCGGAAGGCCCTCGATCGCATCACCCAGCGCCTCGCCAACGCCGAACACCCCCACGACATCCACGCCCAACCGGCCACCACGCTCCACCAATACCCAGTCCCTCAAGCCCACGGCCGACTACAAGTTGCCGACGACGAACAAGGCCGATGTTTCCGGCCCCAACACCGTCACCGCGGTTCGTCGCGGCCGACCCGACGGACAACGCCCACTCCCAACCCGGCTGGCGACAACTCCAACCACCAGCACAGCGCCCCGGCAAAGCCGGATCAGACACGAAATCGCCGTCGACAAGCACACACAGCCGCCGCGCCGCCCAACAACACCGCCGTAGACATCAGCGACCTTCTCCCCCTCGCTCAGCAGATCGCCGTCAAACTCGGCCCACAACTCTCCCGCGACCGCCCCCTCGACCGCATCCGCCAACACGGCCACTCCATCGGCGGACGTCGCCGCGACGCCATCTACAACGCCGTCCGACCTCCACATCAAGTCCGCCCATAAGGCCAATACGGCCGCGCCCTCGACCTTGAAATGAGCGTCCAGCGCCTCGGCAACCTGCCAGGTCAGCCGCTCCTGCACCTCCAATCGGCGGGCGCAGGGGCCGAGCAGGCGCGACAGCCTGAACAGCCCCACCACCGGGACACCCGCGATCGGGAGGCATGCGACGGTGCCGGTGAAGGTCCTCATGTGGATACTCGCGGCAGCTCGTGAACTCCACCCTGGGCACCGCGATCATGCCCTCGGCCCACTCCACCGAAACGTGCCCGCCGACAGGGACTGTAATGGGACTGTCCGTGATCTTGTGGGTGGTGGGTGATCTTGACCATGCTGGAGCGGTCGCTCCGGCTGGGAAGGATCTAGGTTGACAAGCGAAGACAGGGTGGTCGGCTCGGCCGCTGACGGGAACTCCTCTGGTGATGATCTTGATGTGCGGGTTGCCCGGGAGTTGATCGACAAGGCTCGTGCGGATGGCGTGTCGCTGGTCGGCCCGAACGGGCTGTTGCGGCAGGTGACGAAGACGGTGCTGGAGTCGGCGCTGAACGCCGAGCTCGATGATCATCTGGGTTATGCGAAGGGCGATGTTGCCGGGAAGTTCGGGGGGAACGAGCGGAACGGTTCGTCGTCGAAAACGGTACGGAC
Proteins encoded in this region:
- a CDS encoding DUF2637 domain-containing protein encodes the protein MPDPRFSVASAPHPALPAAVRTSPRPTRAELRIAERAARLDLTERRRQIDERARQRAEAIAQRRQRQRATRRAQRRKRRRQTITTAVSVLRRALVHLGVNVIAVPIVAATASAWWFQYNAMRAAGLAVLLACTVATSLESLGLAFAGLAHKARAVQDSAAPYRIGMWAIVFMAAAVNYRHGSSAWSQPGLTGVVFASLSVGSVAGWELRERQAYRQRIATRLPARRPQFGPAHWLRFPLRTWRALSTAIRDGITDPVTALSIADADRRQRRFVQDTRRAFDRKALDRITQRLANAEHPHDIHAQPATTLHQYPVPQAHGRLQVADDEQGRCFRPQHRHRGSSRPTRRTTPTPNPAGDNSNHQHSAPAKPDQTRNRRRQAHTAAAPPNNTAVDISDLLPLAQQIAVKLGPQLSRDRPLDRIRQHGHSIGGRRRDAIYNAVRPPHQVRP